The proteins below come from a single Fusobacterium varium genomic window:
- the glgD gene encoding glucose-1-phosphate adenylyltransferase subunit GlgD: MLNNYMAIIFLAESLDNIRSLTKMRPLASLPVGGTYRIIDFSLSNLVNAGIRNVGIFGGNEDLNSLTDHIGRGTEWDLDRKKDGIFIFKQMADSTYSTNIKRVKKNMEYFFRSKQQNVVVMSSHMICNIDIADVVKKHEESGKDVTLVYKTVDNANSRFDNCDSVKLGENGEITGIGQNLFFKKDENISLEIFVLKKELLIKLICDGIQNGAYYTVRDLISRNVGRVSINGYEFKGYLACINSTKEYFDFNMDLLNKEVRDDVFKKDDRNIFTKTKDTPPSMFKKSAQVVNSIIANGCILGGEVKNSILARGAVVEEGAIVEDSIILQDSVVKAGAVLKNIIVDKNNVIKCNEKLIASKNYPLVIEKSVKWDVEHYKDLLDYLKGKE, from the coding sequence ATGCTAAATAACTATATGGCTATAATATTTTTAGCCGAATCTTTAGATAATATCAGATCACTTACAAAAATGAGACCACTTGCTTCTCTTCCAGTTGGAGGAACTTATAGAATAATAGATTTTTCATTATCAAATCTTGTAAATGCAGGAATTAGAAATGTTGGAATATTTGGTGGAAATGAAGATCTTAACTCATTAACTGACCATATAGGAAGAGGAACTGAATGGGATTTAGATAGAAAAAAAGATGGAATATTCATCTTTAAACAAATGGCAGACTCAACTTACTCTACAAATATAAAAAGAGTAAAGAAAAATATGGAATACTTCTTCCGTAGTAAACAACAAAATGTTGTTGTAATGAGTTCTCATATGATTTGTAATATAGATATTGCAGATGTAGTAAAAAAACATGAAGAAAGCGGAAAAGATGTAACTTTAGTTTATAAAACAGTAGATAATGCTAACTCAAGATTTGACAACTGTGATAGTGTTAAATTAGGAGAAAATGGAGAAATTACTGGAATAGGACAAAACTTATTCTTCAAAAAAGATGAAAATATCTCTCTAGAAATCTTTGTATTGAAAAAAGAATTACTAATTAAATTAATTTGTGATGGAATTCAAAATGGAGCTTACTATACAGTAAGAGATCTAATCTCTAGAAATGTTGGAAGAGTTTCTATTAATGGATATGAATTTAAAGGATACTTAGCATGTATCAACTCAACTAAAGAGTACTTTGACTTCAATATGGATCTATTAAATAAAGAAGTTAGAGATGATGTATTTAAGAAAGATGATAGAAATATCTTTACTAAAACAAAAGATACTCCACCTTCAATGTTTAAAAAATCAGCTCAAGTTGTAAATTCTATTATTGCTAATGGATGTATATTAGGAGGAGAAGTTAAAAACTCTATCCTTGCTAGAGGAGCAGTTGTAGAAGAAGGAGCAATAGTTGAAGATAGTATAATTCTTCAAGATAGTGTTGTAAAAGCAGGAGCAGTATTAAAAAATATTATAGTTGATAAAAATAATGTTATCAAATGTAATGAAAAACTTATTGCTTCTAAAAACTATCCATTAGTTATAGAAAAAAGTGTTAAATGGGATGTTGAACACTATAAAGATTTATTAGACTATTTAAAGGGAAAAGAGTAG
- a CDS encoding glycogen synthase, which translates to MKILFATGEAWPFVKTGGLGDVAYSLPKALKKEKIDVRVIMPKYGNIPEKYRNEMKHLGDKQIWVAHHNEYVGIDSYELEGVTYYFVDNERYFKRDKVYGEGDDCERFTFFAKAVVETFYITGFEPDIIHCNDWHTGLVPIYLKERGLNDIKTIFTIHNLRFQGFFFNNVIENTLEIDRNKYFQEDGIKYYDMISFLKGGVVYSDFVTTVSDSYAEEIKTPELGEGLDGLFRKFDYKLKGIVNGIDGNVYKVPRKGKKRLKAELQEKLGLKKEPDVPLVAIITRLDRQKGIDMIAEVFDKMMDLGIQFILLGNGEPKYEDFFKWKERQYPGKVCSYIGFNQPLSIDIYSGADMFLMPSIFEPCGLSQMIAMRYSCVPIVRETGGLKDTVTPYNEFTGEGDGFGFKNVSGEELLKTLEYAISVYKDKPQWEKVVKNAKARDNNWDTSAKKYIELYKKVEE; encoded by the coding sequence ATGAAGATACTTTTTGCAACTGGAGAAGCATGGCCTTTTGTAAAAACAGGGGGACTAGGAGACGTAGCTTATTCTCTACCAAAAGCACTGAAAAAAGAGAAAATAGATGTTAGAGTTATCATGCCTAAATATGGGAATATACCTGAAAAATATAGAAATGAGATGAAACATCTAGGAGATAAACAAATTTGGGTAGCTCACCACAATGAGTATGTAGGAATAGATAGTTATGAATTAGAAGGAGTAACTTACTATTTTGTTGACAATGAAAGATATTTTAAGAGAGATAAAGTCTATGGTGAGGGAGATGATTGTGAAAGATTCACATTCTTTGCTAAAGCTGTAGTTGAAACTTTCTATATAACTGGATTTGAACCAGATATCATTCATTGTAATGACTGGCATACAGGACTTGTGCCAATCTACTTAAAAGAACGTGGATTAAATGATATAAAAACTATCTTTACTATTCATAATCTTAGATTCCAAGGATTCTTCTTTAATAATGTAATTGAGAACACATTAGAAATAGATAGAAACAAATATTTCCAAGAAGATGGAATTAAATATTATGATATGATCTCTTTCTTAAAAGGAGGAGTAGTTTATTCTGATTTTGTTACTACAGTTAGTGACTCATATGCAGAAGAGATTAAAACTCCAGAATTAGGAGAGGGATTAGATGGTCTATTTAGAAAATTTGACTATAAATTAAAAGGAATTGTAAATGGAATAGATGGTAATGTATATAAAGTTCCTAGAAAAGGTAAGAAAAGATTAAAAGCTGAATTACAAGAAAAATTAGGATTGAAAAAAGAGCCAGATGTTCCATTAGTTGCAATAATCACTAGATTAGATAGACAAAAGGGAATAGATATGATTGCTGAAGTCTTTGATAAGATGATGGACTTAGGAATTCAATTTATTCTTTTAGGAAATGGTGAACCTAAATATGAAGATTTCTTTAAATGGAAAGAGAGACAATATCCAGGAAAGGTTTGCTCATATATAGGATTTAACCAACCACTTTCAATAGATATTTATAGTGGAGCAGATATGTTCCTAATGCCTTCAATTTTTGAACCTTGTGGATTATCTCAAATGATAGCAATGAGATATAGTTGTGTTCCTATTGTTAGAGAAACTGGAGGTTTAAAAGATACTGTAACTCCATATAATGAGTTTACAGGAGAGGGAGATGGATTTGGATTTAAAAATGTAAGTGGAGAGGAACTATTAAAAACTTTAGAATATGCAATCTCTGTTTATAAAGATAAACCTCAATGGGAAAAAGTTGTTAAAAATGCTAAAGCAAGAGATAACAACTGGGATACTTCTGCTAAGAAATATATAGAACTATATAAAAAAGTAGAAGAGTAA